A window from Choristoneura fumiferana chromosome 22, NRCan_CFum_1, whole genome shotgun sequence encodes these proteins:
- the LOC141440316 gene encoding uncharacterized protein yields MKTPRKSSGNIMRKYYQLILVIVCFVSIVTLLIYRHEYYRLRYVLEVLNFFGKPGLSEIEFCGPGFNATMLTEILRNSSMEVRETPPLFQQIDDNFYAYSSFLRSYKKYEKLTQTHAHNIDTIVIGKANARPNFRCNVWLENSSKHKVGIFSFKTVSEPINEFRLFIFQCSLNQNMGKLKGISFYANDYKISPIHAPISRLIEVNTKHRPSRPMSSIQFVNNVVPAMCIIPNQVPIVSRDALIESLVFHHMMGVNSFTIYDSMISEDIVRRLNLVPSDITQWEIQFFPLNFPFNFAKSYDIVKQAIELDCLFRHYRLDKDDANRASHAIVLSWDEFLVPRVHNNMKAVLADFDPTHKQKSVVIEPLLFCLNQNDDDNSEAGYPEIMRKTHYYHLPQEKKRPVYIRNLDAMSTFEDIFNVTTSGEAMPLNLLAVHKYTECRDPKSYHPRGVGYNETQMEVFRNKYEAAMTKFGPSLVSDKIYRLYTSGQIWEKSGNDEVREML; encoded by the coding sequence ATGAAGACTCCGAGAAAATCGTCTGGGAACATCATGAGGAAATACTACCAGCTGATACTAGTCATAGTATGTTTCGTTAGTATCGTGACACTGCTCATATACCGGCACGAGTATTACCGACTGCGTTATGTGCTCGAAGTGCTCAACTTTTTCGGTAAACCCGGTCTGTCCGAGATCGAGTTTTGCGGGCCTGGATTCAACGCTACCATGCTCACAGAAATACTGCGCAACTCCTCGATGGAAGTTCGTGAGACGCCGCCACTATTCCAGCAAATAGACGATAATTTCTACGCGTATTCGTCTTTCCTACGCTCATATAAGAAGTACGAAAAATTAACTCAAACTCACGCTCACAATATCGATACCATCGTCATCGGAAAAGCCAATGCTCGGCCCAATTTCCGCTGCAATGTGTGGCTGGAAAACAGTTCTAAACACAAAGTGGGcatatttagtttcaaaacCGTCTCTGAACCCATAAACGAATTTCGATTGTTTATTTTCCAATGCTCTTTAAATCAAAATATGGGTAAACTTAAAGGAATCAGTTTCTATGCCAATGATTATAAAATTAGCCCAATCCATGCTCCAATAAGCAGGTTGATTGAAGTTAACACTAAACATAGACCTTCAAGGCCAATGAGTAGCATCCAATTTGTTAACAATGTTGTGCCCGCTATGTGCATTATCCCGAACCAAGTTCCTATAGTATCTAGAGATGCCCTTATAGAGTCCTTGGTTTTCCATCACATGATGGGTGTTAATTCTTTTACAATTTATGATAGCATGATCTCTGAAGACATTGTCAGGAGATTGAATTTAGTACCTAGTGATATAACGCAATGGGAGATCCAATTTTTCCCTCTAAACTTTCCGTTCAACTTTGCCAAGAGTTATGACATTGTTAAGCAAGCTATTGAATTGGACTGTTTGTTTAGACACTATAGATTAGACAAAGATGATGCTAACAGGGCAAGTCATGCTATTGTCTTATCCTGGGATGAATTCTTAGTACCCCGAGTTCATAACAATATGAAAGCTGTCCTTGCAGATTTTGATCCGACACATAAACAAAAATCGGTTGTCATAGAGCCTCTACTATTCTGTCTGAATCAGAATGATGATGACAACTCAGAAGCTGGCTATCCAGAGATAATGAGAAAGACGCATTATTATCATTTACCGCAAGAAAAGAAAAGACCCGTGTACATAAGAAATTTAGATGCCATGTCAACATTTGAGGACATATTCAATGTCACAACTAGTGGAGAAGCGATGCCTTTGAATTTGTTAGCGGTACACAAATATACTGAATGCCGGGATCCAAAAAGCTATCACCCAAGAGGTGTAGGGTACAATGAAACTCAGATGGAAGTCTTCAGGAACAAATATGAGGCTGCTATGACAAAATTTGGTCCAAGTTTGGTTAGTGATAAGATATACAGGTTGTACACGTCAGGACAGATTTGGGAGAAATCTGGGAATGATGAAGTCAGGGAAATGCTGTAA